TCTAAAATGGGAACAAATCATCAactcattattttttttcaaaaaaaaaaaatattaaatcatatgATTTTTCAATTATGCACATATATTATTGAGTATATCTTCAAGAATATTTGGTGAGGATTTTTTTTGGCTGCACAAATTGTTTGTGATGCCTTGACTTTGGCACTACCTTGGACTAAATAAGCTGATAATGAAAActtctaattatatttttttataaaattaaagtcaacaaaatctttttttttttaaacaatactTGGGGTTAGatgatgataattttatataaaaaaaaattcatttattttatgtataaaattattgaaaaacaattaaattaaattaaaattttgaacattcttaaaaaataatgataaatcaTTGATGCTGAGATAGCTGATTTATAAAGAAATAACATTTGCATTCTAATTCTagacatttatttatttattttttgtgaaCTACCTCTAGATTTTGAATTTTAGCTGATAAGTATATAGCAATATTATTAACATATGCACACCTATTTTTAGACATGGCTCAGGTATTTTTACAGACAAACGCTAAAattcagaagaaaaaaaaaaagcactgtTCATAAGGCAAGTCTTTTCTAAACCGAATCCTCGTGAATCCGTAATATAAATGCTTAGTGAAATCCACATGAAATTCCATATACTTATACTTACACTATGAGTTCATGTGAGCCGATCTATACAAATATTTTGCCTATTCATATGGGTGGTGTTCTGGATTCAAGAAAATATGAATTAAGAACCGTGTATGACAATATTTCTTAACTTTCTCTTCAAAATTAAAGCAATCAAAGGAGTGGAAATACCATGAAAAggtaaaatcattttaaatggGTATTCATTAGCAATATCATTAAGTTCAGACCAGTTTGTGTACATTAACTACTCATACATCGTCATAAATCTAGAAAGGGTAAGAAATCCAAAGAAGGACAAGACCTCCTGAGTAAATGGCAACCTTAGGCTACAGAATGATAAAAGCAACAAAGCAACAAAAGCAAGATTCCTCGCTATCCTTTCCAGTAAATGCAAAAAAAACCTGATAAAGCAACAAAGTTATTGAAGAAACACATGAAAGtggtaaaagaagagagaagagaatgaGAAAAGCTGCTGCTGAGATTGGCTTACTTGACAAGTAATTCTCAGCTAAGACGCCAACAATGTCAAGACAGATCCCCTGATATGAGAGTGATTCTACTAAGACTTGGGAACAGTCACATTCAGGATTTTTACATCTTGGTATGGCTTGTCTGCTTTGTCTGTCTTCACCTTCTCAATTGCCTGCCAACAATGTATGTTAATTCCAATTGCAGAATAATGTATTTAATGGCTTACATGAAAATAAGACATGTATAACACACAGTGTGCTTATTTCATCTTGTGAAACAAGAAGTATAACAAAAACAGGTGATGTAAGGGTTAGCTTATTTCATCCATTTATCTAGGCTCTGTAGTATGAGAACGCCTGAAGGCTGGCTTAAAGTTGCAATTTGTACAACACAGTGCAGTGCCAAACAGCACGCATGTGAAGTAATTCCACATCATATTGTATGGATACATAAGATTTTCACTTTCATccccactctctctctctcacaggCATGAGCAAGCAAGAGCAAAGAAGAAAGGTTACTTGTAGAGTAGTGGGCAGACAAACAGGGAATCAACATTACCTGGACAACATCcattccctttgcaactctacCAAAAACTGTGTGCTTGTTGTCCAGCCATGGTGTGGCCACTGTGGTGATAAAGAACTGAGAGCCATTAGTGTTTGGGCCAGCATTGGCCATCGACACTGTGAAAGGCCTATCATGCCGTAAACTGTAGAGATGAACATATCAACTAGTTAGTTCATATCGTGGAATGTATTTGAAGTAACACCACATACAACCGAGTTTAAAGCAACATAGTAACTTGCCAAGCCACATTCTAATCTTGTGAACAAGTAATCACCAACTAAAATATCTGATACAGCATTGGGTTGAAGATTAGAATTAGGGATTTTGTTAATTGAAAAATTAGGAAATCTATAGTCTGGTTCTATATCAGTGTCCTATCAAGTTTATCCTTGTTTGAGCAACAAGGAAATGAACAGTCATACAAGCCAAGTGGGAGGATGAGAACTCAGGACAGTATTAAATGAATAAGCATCATTTCTTTTGCCAATTAGTGGAAGAGATGCCaatagaaaagggaaaaaagTAAACGTTATTAGTGTGGGAGTATGAGAGCCCAGGACATCACTAAATGAATAAATATCAAGTCTTTTGCCAAGCAACGGAGGAGAGACCCTTAAATGAAACTTTCAACCAACAAGTTAGGGGCACTACATTCATCCATTCACCAAGTCAACGGATAAAAAAGCACCAAATACAAGGCCAGAAAGTGGATAAAAACAATAATGAAATAGAACTAACAAGATTACCTTTTATGAAACTCATCCTCAAACTCCCTTCCCCAGATAGACTGCCCACCAGTGCCATCCCCCAAGGGATCTCCAGTCTGTATCATGAAGCCTTTGATCACACGATGAAAGATAAGATTATCATAATAGCCATTTCGACAGTGTGTCGTAAAATTCTCCACTGTTTTTGGACATTCTTCAGGGTACAGTCGCATGTGAATGTCACCCATTGTAGTATGAAGAATCTAGAAAGAAGCAGTATAAATTATAACTGATGAGATAACATATAAATGGTGTAACTAGAAGCCTGACATAAGAAATACAAGTTCAAACAAAATACACAATAACAGCAGCCCACAAAAGCAACgcagattttttaaataataataagtagGTCATACAAGATGGAGAAACATACCCCACAATGCACCAAACATCATGATCAGAATTGATTGCACAAACATGAATAATTTGGTCAAAGAATCAGCAAGTAAAGTAGACTTAAAAACGATTGTTCAATGAAAGAAGAGACAAGGGAAAAAGAAGAGTACTTTGCCAGTACTACAAAAGAAGTCTACAAACGACTAATATACTGTTTCCATATATAACTTTATTTGGATGTTATATCAGCCGCAGCATGCTATGAGTGAACTTGCAAGCAACTGCTGCATATTCTAAATCCTATAATTTTGAAAACCAAAAAGCTCAGTAGATTCTCCAACTAGCTTATTGATGTTAAAAGCAAAATCATAAGAAACCTATCACCTCTCTTGACTTTGGAAGCAAACCAAAGTTACCAGACAAAAGCATTCAATACAAATTCCAAATTTCCAATAATATCACAACCACACATGTGGAATCACACAGTCATGCACTCATGCACACATAATCAATCAATGAATAAAAGTTTCGCCATTGAGCTGAGAGAGACAGTTAAAACACAGTCCTAACTGGACAGGATATGAGGCAAATACAAAGAGAACTCACCACATTGTCAGGAAGAGATGTGGTGACTGATTTTCCTATATCAGATACTGCCAGAAGTTCATCTGCAGGAGGTTTTTCGTTGAACACATCCCTTCCTTTGGTTGCATCCTCAGGTTCTTCTGGTTCTCTCCGGCTAAATTGAACGTAAACAAGCACCAAAAACAGTCGATTAAACATAATAAAGAAATCAGAGGCCATGAGACCTATTGAAATGCATTATATATAAACAGTTTAACCTAAAGTTTGCCCTTTCCAAGTTACATTGCTGAATTTGTGATTTCTAGAACTTTTATATGGAAAAGGTAAAACTAAACTCAATTATCATATACAATATAAACATTTTTCCTTTATGTAAACCACTACTGAGGAAAAACTTGTGTTACAGATACCATATCCCATTTCCTAGCatattcatttttcttttcaaagcAAGAGGTGCAAGTGACTTATATACAGATATTCTCTACTTTCATAGTAACTCCAACCTGTGTGAGCTCAGCAAAGTATACCTAGTCCCCAAGCCTGGGGAGAGGAGAAGGGTTTGGCCAACGTAAAACTCAGTTAATTCTCATGCGcaaagaacatctctacgaaaaaAATCATTCAAATCGGGCACTTGGCAATAAAAATTAACAGTCTTGTCTCATTCTTTTACCAAGGACAATATAAACGATTCATTCAACCCCCAAAAGTCATATCTCATTTATTTGGCAACAACATTACAAATGATTTATATGCATTCTGATTCATATAAGTATAATTGCTTCTCATACTATAGCAACATTTCTTTCTAATGATCAGCCATGCACCAAATTTAACCGGATAGTGCCCACCATGCTAGCATAACTAGCAAATGCATTATGAAAAACACAAATTTTAGACAAAGTGAAATTTTACATAATCAGTGATGTACATGTACTAGTACCTGAATAAATAGATCCTATGTTTCTTGAAAGCACAACACAAGAGAGTGGGATCTGTTAAAGGCTCTCTACTCTCATTGGCATTTGCTGCAGCTGCAGGAATTTTTCTAACTTTCTTACTACTTCGATCACCTTGATACAAAGCAATCTGCAAAAATCTGTCATTGTTCTCCACCTTTCCAAGAATGCGGGCAACTTTATTGGTATGTAAATTTACTATCTACGAAGGAAAGAGAATGATTACATGTTAGTAAGTAAAAACTAAACATAAAAACAGAGGTTATGCTCATTACAAACAACAGAAATGTGGTGCAGAAGGTAAAAATTAgcaacctaaagaaagaagaatgAATAACTTGTCAAGAAGCAAAGGGGTGCACTCAACCAAATGTGACAATTGCTGGCTTCATAAATGTGGTgcaatcaaatattttattatttgtttattgTAAAATCTTATGGCAGTATCCATACTTTTATCCCAAGAAGAGTTGCATATATCAGAAAATTAGAACTTTCATCAAAAACAGCATTTGGCTGGGGTGCAGTTTCTGTTTTTTCAATTTCTCGCTCAACAGCCATTCTTCGTCCAAAATCAATAGCTTCCAGCCTGTACAAGGGGGCATCACTTCTCTGAAGATCTTGAGCCACCTACCCAAGAAAGATGCAATTGGATATTATGACTCCAGAAGCAAATAACTTCCCACGTCTAATCAAAATTGTTATTACCTCAAGGGATTCGTCATAAACCCGTCTTAGTTTACCCGTTCTGAACCAAAACACACGAATCCTACGATCAGGTGATGTAATAGAAAACTGCTTGCCATCTGGACTCACCTGATAGCAAACATTGTAATGTTTAGAGGTTTTTTTTCCCCTGCTGCCTTTCAAATCAAGCTTTTACAATGAACCAATTAAAAGATTGAGCAGTCAGGGAAAAAAAACTATATGGATGATGGAGCATCTAAGTCAAGGATAGCTTCACAGTTCCATAAAATCAAGTAGATTACCTCCATGGTGGAAACACTTGTCTTGCATTTCACAATTTCAAATAGATTGGTATCACTTTTCAGCCTAAAGCTCACCCTGCACATATCagataattattaaaagaaaaaggaaagagcATCATTAGGCATTCATGGTAATTAGAAAACAAATACAGAAAAGGGTGACTGAGTGCACAGCATTCCATATTTGTGGTCTCTAGAAAGGGATGATGTGTGCAGCCCCCTGCTCCGCAAAGAGATTGTTTCAGCGGCTCAAACCCACGATCTCCAAGTGACAAATGGAGTAGTTCTACCATTATACTAAAACTACCCTCTCACCCAGAAGAGACATATATGGACCCAAAATAAATTTCTCAACATAAATAAGTCAACGGTACCCCAGGCAAGATGTTAGCCACATTGGAATCACAAAACAAACTACGAAGAGCATGAAATAATAAAGACATACTCGTTCTCTGGAAACTGAAGCGATGCAGGACTCCAATATTCTATAATTCCCTTTGAATCGGCAGATATCACAGTGTCAAATACAGGGTTGTATTTCATAACTTTAATTGGGCCCAAGTGTATCTAGAGAAACATAAGTTGAAAGAGGATGCATAAACATACTTTGCACTgcaaacaaaaggaaaaagatAGAGCACTGGAAAATCATGTAACTAGTGCAGCAGCATGTACCTCTTTTGAGATGataggttcatttgaaccagcTCTTGCATCATATATGTACACAAATGAGGAGTTCCGATCACTAATGGCAAGCCTAGCTCTGACATCACCTTGTTTATACACCCACTCAACACAACCCGGTATGAATGTTAGTCGAATCATGACCATCATGTCATAATTGACAACATCATATACCTTCACAGATTGATCATCGGAAATTGTGCAACAAAGTAGACCATCCACACTAACCTGCATGGCTGAACAAAGTCATGGTTGATGCCTGTACTAAGTACCAACAAGTAATGAAGAAGAATCAACTAAATAAAAACAGACGCAATCAAATGCTACCTCTGTAGGAAAAACATTAGTGTACTAATTAACATACTACAAACACCAAAAGGCAGATCcacaaagtttttttttttaaaaaaaaagagatcaaTTCAAAACTATATTACATGATATATGTAAAATCAGGCAAGGAGGAAAAGCTTACCGCTAAACCTTCTATAGGACCAAGGTGGGATCTAAAATGTTTAGCAAACTCAATGCCAACAGCTTTTTTCTTCCAAAATTTCAAATGTCctgattaaaattaatggtGATTAAATGTTAAAGGTAATCAAAACAAGCcattaacaaaaataataatcttAAGAACTCCACCATATGCCCAAGCAGAAGCAAGAAGAGTAATCCAATTTTTAGAGCAATATACTACATGTCTATATCCTTAAAAAGCATCATTCTTCTGACAAAAAATATGAAATCTGATGCAGGGTTGCACTTGCTGTCAATTGTTAGCCATTTCAACTAAAAAACATTACCAAATACCAATGATCCTTGGTTTAGGTGCAAAAATCATCTCAAAGGATGCGAGATCTAATTGCTACCTCATGAAAAAATAGCAGTTGAGATGAGCTAGAATGATTTCAGACATAGACTCTATTTCTGACATAATATGAGGTAAATTATACGGACAACAAGGttaaaaatttgagagatagagagatagagagaattAATGCATGTAAAAGAACATGGCATAGTGGCCACTTTCAGGGACCCGGGCAACCTGCCCAATACTTGAAACTTCTTAGCATATGACAAGTTAGAGAGATGCAGAAGCAAAGATGAGATCTCTAATATCAATAGGTAGCCTGGAATGCAACCATATTTTGGCCAAAATCCCTAAAATAGGTTCAGACCAACTGCAATGTAGCCAGCACATACTGGACAGCTGCATGTAATGAAAATTCCCGTGTTACCCTATCAAGGACCTAACTACGTGAAGAACCATAAATAATGGATAAGAAAATGCAGAGCAAAATATGACAGGATCAGAAGACATAATGCAATAATTGTAAGACACCATACCGTCAAGACTTCCAGTTATGAAAAAATCTGCAGCAGAAACTGCAACATGGGAAACCACATCTCGGTGCATATAACTTCTCTCATACCTATAAAAACAAGTTATGATTAGAAAATATAACTtcaaatcaaaccaaaattTTGCTCTAGGTGAACAACTGAAACATtacttgaaagaaaaagaaatgcgCTCTAAACAGACAACATCAAGCATGCAGATTTAACAAAAATTCAGATAATTGTGATAGGTGGATTTTAACACTTGCAAACAGACATCATGCTGATTTAACACCACCCCCACCCtctcaaaaaaaaagaaaaaaaaaaaaaaacacaacaacaacaatagtAATATACATATAACATTCCGACAAAGCTCCATCTAATTTAGCTAACACCCACTACTATCCACCTTGAACAAGCAGATTAAAATCAAAAACTGAAACAGGGCGCTTTCAATTTGAACACCCTATTGCTGCAAAAACAAATGAGCTACAACTATTGTAACCAAAAACTTAACGAAGTGGCGCTTAAAACTGAACTCAGCAATATATAAATTCtccagagagagagaagaattaTTCTAACAGAAGCATAACTCATAACATCTAACAAAGCCAAACTTAGTAACTCATAAACCCGAACGAAAGTCTAAACagtaaaaccttaaaatacaatCAAATGGATGAGCAAGCTGGAAATATACACTAAAGTGAGCGTGCATACATATTTGCAGATGGAAGGGCATCGAGGTAAGCTTGCTCAAACTGAAGAGGACGCTTGGCGCGAGCCTTTGGAGCGGGGCCGGGTCCTATTACGGGTTCTTCCTCGCTCTCCACAGGCGCGGAGTTCGCATTTGCG
This sequence is a window from Manihot esculenta cultivar AM560-2 chromosome 4, M.esculenta_v8, whole genome shotgun sequence. Protein-coding genes within it:
- the LOC110613725 gene encoding peptidyl-prolyl cis-trans isomerase CYP71, with translation MEEPGNGNGNANANSAPVESEEEPVIGPGPAPKARAKRPLQFEQAYLDALPSANMYERSYMHRDVVSHVAVSAADFFITGSLDGHLKFWKKKAVGIEFAKHFRSHLGPIEGLAVSVDGLLCCTISDDQSVKVYDVVNYDMMVMIRLTFIPGCVEWVYKQGDVRARLAISDRNSSFVYIYDARAGSNEPIISKEIHLGPIKVMKYNPVFDTVISADSKGIIEYWSPASLQFPENEVSFRLKSDTNLFEIVKCKTSVSTMEVSPDGKQFSITSPDRRIRVFWFRTGKLRRVYDESLEVAQDLQRSDAPLYRLEAIDFGRRMAVEREIEKTETAPQPNAVFDESSNFLIYATLLGIKIVNLHTNKVARILGKVENNDRFLQIALYQGDRSSKKVRKIPAAAANANESREPLTDPTLLCCAFKKHRIYLFSRREPEEPEDATKGRDVFNEKPPADELLAVSDIGKSVTTSLPDNVILHTTMGDIHMRLYPEECPKTVENFTTHCRNGYYDNLIFHRVIKGFMIQTGDPLGDGTGGQSIWGREFEDEFHKSLRHDRPFTVSMANAGPNTNGSQFFITTVATPWLDNKHTVFGRVAKGMDVVQAIEKVKTDKADKPYQDVKILNVTVPKS